The following are encoded in a window of Cervus canadensis isolate Bull #8, Minnesota chromosome 11, ASM1932006v1, whole genome shotgun sequence genomic DNA:
- the CTNND1 gene encoding catenin delta-1 isoform X2, producing the protein MDDSEVESPASILASVKEQEAQFEKLTRALEEERRHVSAQLERVRVSPQDASPLLANGTLTRRHQNGRFVGDADLERQKFSDLNLNGPQDHSHLLYSTIPRMQEPGQIVETYTEEDPEGAMSVVSVETSDDGTTRRTETTVKKVVKTVTTRTVQPVPMGPDGLPVDASSLSNSYIQTLGRDFRKNGNGGPGPYVGQAGTATLPRNFHYPPDGYSRHYEDGYPGSGDNYGSLSRVTRIEERYRPSMEGYRAPSRQDVYGPQPQVRVGGSSVDLHRFHPEPYGLEDDQRSMGYDDADYGMAADYGAGRRAGTPSDPRRRLRSYEDMIGEEVPSDQYYWAPLAQHERGSLASLDSLRKGGPPPPNWRQPELPEVIAMLGYRLDAVKSNAAAYLQHLCYRNDKVKTDVRKLKGIPVLVGLLDHPKKEVHLGACGALKNISFGRDQDNKIAIKNCDGVPALVRLLRKARDMDLTEVITGTLWNLSSHDSIKMEIVDHALHALTDEVIIPHSGWEREPGEDCKPRHIEWESVLTNTAGCLRNVSSERSEARRKLRECDGLVDALIFIVQAEIGQKDSDSKLVENCVCLLRNLSYQVHREIPQAERYQEAPPNVANNTGPHAASCFGAKKGKDEWFSRGKKPTEEPTNDTVDFPKRTSPARGYELLFQPEVVRIYISLLKESKNPAILEASAGAIQNLCAGRWTYGRYIRSALRQEKALSAIADLLTSEHERVVRAASGALRNLAVDARNRELIGKHAIPNLVKNLPGGQQSSSQNFSEDTVVSILNTINEVIAENLEAAKKLRETQGIEKLVLINKSGNRSEKEVRAAALVLQTIWGYKELRKPLEKEGWKKSDFQVNLNNASRSQSSHSYDDSTLPLIDRSQKSDKKPDREEIQMSSMGSNTKSLDNSYSMLNERGDHSRTLDRSADLGETEPLKGAPLMQDEGQEPLEEELDVLFVDDEGYPMSHPPMKI; encoded by the exons ATGGACGACTCGGAGGTGGAGTCGCCCGCCAGCATCCTGGCCTCCGTGAAGGAGCAGGAGGCCCAGTTTGAGAAGCTGACCCGGGCGCTGGAGGAGGAGCGGCGCCACGTCTCGGCGCAGCTGGAGCGCGTCCGCGTCTCCCCGCAGGACGCCAGCCCGCTCCTGGCCAACGGCACGCTCACCCGCCGGCACCAG AACGGCCGCTTTGTGGGCGATGCTGACCTTGAGCGACAGAAATTTTCAGATCTAAACCTCAACGGACCCCAG GATCACAGCCACCTTCTGTACAGCACAATCCCCAGGATGCAGGAGCCGGGGCAGATTGTGGAGACCTACACGGAGGAGGACCCTGAGGGCGCCATGTCTGTGGTCTCCGTGGAGACCTCGGATGATGGAACCACTCGGCGCACAGAGACCACA GTCAAGAAAGTGGTGAAGACCGTGACGACGCGGACGGTGCAGCCAGTCCCTATGGGGCCCGACGGGCTGCCTGTAGATGCCTCGTCGCTGTCGAACAGCTACATCCAGACTCTGGGCCGTGACTTCCGCAAGAACGGCAACGGGGGCCCTGGTCCCTACGTGGGGCAGGCAGGCACGGCCACCCTCCCCAGGAACTTCCACTACCCGCCCGACGGATACAGCCGCCACTATGAGGACGGGTATCCCGGGAGCGGCGACAACTACGGCAGCCTGTCGCGGGTGACCCGCATCGAGGAGCGGTACAGGCCCAGCATGGAAGGCTACCGGGCGCCCAGCCGGCAGGACGTCTACGGGCCGCAGCCCCAGGTCCGGGTGGGCGGGAGCAGCGTGGATCTGCACCGCTTTCATCCCGAGCCCTACGGGCTGGAGGACGACCAGCGGAGCATGGGCTACGACGACGCGGACTACGGCATGGCGGCTGACTACGGCGCGGGCCGGCGGGCGGGCACGCCCTCGGACCCGCGGCGGCGCCTCAG GAGCTATGAAGACATGATTGGTGAGGAGGTGCCATCAGACCAGTACTACTGGGCTCCTCTGGCCCAGCacgaacgggggagcctggcaagcttgGACAGCCTGCGCAAGGGCgggcccccgccccccaactGGAGACAGCCGGAGCTGCCGGAGGTGATTGCCATGCTGGGCTACCGCCTGGACGCGGTCAAGTCCAACGCGGCCGCCTACCTGCAGCACTTGTGCTACCGCAACGACAAGGTGAAGACCGACGTCCGGAAGCTCAAGGGCATCCCAGTGCTGGTGGGATTGTTAGACCACCCCAAAAAGGAAGTGCACCTTGGAGCCTGTGGCGCTCTCAAGAATATCTCTTTTGGGCGTGACCAGGATAACAAGATCGCTATAAAAAACTGTGACGGCGTTCCTGCTCTCGTGCGCCTGCTCCGGAAGGCTCGAGACATGGACCTCACCGAAGTCATTACTG GAACCCTGTGGAATCTCTCATCCCATGACTCCATAAAAATGGAGATTGTGGACCACGCGCTGCACGCCTTGACGGATGAAGTGATCATTCCGCATTCAGGCTGGGAGCGGGAACCTGGCGAAGACTGTAAGCCACGCCACATCGAGTGGGAGTCTGTGCTCACCAACACAGCTGGCTGCCTCAG GAATGTCAGCTCGGAGAGGAGTGAAGCGCGCCGGAAACTTCGGGAGTGTGATGGGTTGGTGGATGCTCTCATTTTCATCGTCCAGGCTGAGATTGGACAGAAAGATTCGGATAGCAAG CTTGTGGAGAACTGTGTTTGCCTCCTTCGGAACCTGTCGTATCAAGTTCACCGGGAGATCCCACAAGCAGAGCGTTACCAGGAGGCACCTCCCAACGTCGCCAACAATACCGGGCCGCACGCTGCCAGCTGCTTTGGGGCCAAAAAAGGCAAAG ATGAGTGGTTCTCCAGAG ggaaaaaacCCACAGAGGAGCCAACAAATGATACAGTGGATTTCCCTAAAAGAACTAGTCCTGCTCGAG GCTATGAGCTGTTATTCCAGCCGGAGGTGGTTCGGATATACATATCACTTCTCAAAGAGAGCAAGAATCCCGCCATCCTAGAAGCCTCAGCCGGGGCCATCCAGAACTTGTGTGCTGGGCGCTGGACG TATGGTCGATACATCCGCTCAGCTCTTCGTCAAGAGAAAGCTCTTTCCGCCATTGCTGACCTCTTGACCAGTGAACACGAGAGGGTCGTGAGAGCTGCGTCTGGAGCCCTGAGAAACCTGGCTGTGGATGCTCGCAACAGAGAGTTAATCG GTAAACATGCCATTCCTAacttggtcaagaatctgccagGAGGGCAGCAGAGCTCTTCCCAGAATTTCTCTGAGGACACTGTGGTCTCTATTCTGAACACCATCAACGAAGTTATCGCTGAGAACTTGGAGGCTGCCAAAAAGCTCCGGGAGACCCAGGGTATTGAGAAGCTGGTTTTGATCAACAAATCAGG GAACCGTTCAGAAAAAGAAGTTCGAGCAGCCGCGCTTGTATTGCAGACAATCTGGGGATATAAGGAACTGCGGAAGCCACTGGAAAAAGAAGGATGGAAGAAATCAGACTTTCAG GTGAATCTGAACAATGCTTCTCGAAGCCAGAGCAGTCACTCCTATGATGACAGCACGCTCCCTCTCATTGACCGGAGCCAGAAGTCAG
- the CTNND1 gene encoding catenin delta-1 isoform X3 — MDDSEVESPASILASVKEQEAQFEKLTRALEEERRHVSAQLERVRVSPQDASPLLANGTLTRRHQNGRFVGDADLERQKFSDLNLNGPQDHSHLLYSTIPRMQEPGQIVETYTEEDPEGAMSVVSVETSDDGTTRRTETTVKKVVKTVTTRTVQPVPMGPDGLPVDASSLSNSYIQTLGRDFRKNGNGGPGPYVGQAGTATLPRNFHYPPDGYSRHYEDGYPGSGDNYGSLSRVTRIEERYRPSMEGYRAPSRQDVYGPQPQVRVGGSSVDLHRFHPEPYGLEDDQRSMGYDDADYGMAADYGAGRRAGTPSDPRRRLRSYEDMIGEEVPSDQYYWAPLAQHERGSLASLDSLRKGGPPPPNWRQPELPEVIAMLGYRLDAVKSNAAAYLQHLCYRNDKVKTDVRKLKGIPVLVGLLDHPKKEVHLGACGALKNISFGRDQDNKIAIKNCDGVPALVRLLRKARDMDLTEVITGTLWNLSSHDSIKMEIVDHALHALTDEVIIPHSGWEREPGEDCKPRHIEWESVLTNTAGCLRNVSSERSEARRKLRECDGLVDALIFIVQAEIGQKDSDSKLVENCVCLLRNLSYQVHREIPQAERYQEAPPNVANNTGPHAASCFGAKKGKGKKPTEEPTNDTVDFPKRTSPARGYELLFQPEVVRIYISLLKESKNPAILEASAGAIQNLCAGRWTYGRYIRSALRQEKALSAIADLLTSEHERVVRAASGALRNLAVDARNRELIGKHAIPNLVKNLPGGQQSSSQNFSEDTVVSILNTINEVIAENLEAAKKLRETQGIEKLVLINKSGNRSEKEVRAAALVLQTIWGYKELRKPLEKEGWKKSDFQVNLNNASRSQSSHSYDDSTLPLIDRSQKSDKKPDREEIQMSSMGSNTKSLDNSYSMLNERGDHSRTLDRSADLGETEPLKGAPLMQDEGQEPLEEELDVLFVDDEGYPMSHPPMQKI, encoded by the exons ATGGACGACTCGGAGGTGGAGTCGCCCGCCAGCATCCTGGCCTCCGTGAAGGAGCAGGAGGCCCAGTTTGAGAAGCTGACCCGGGCGCTGGAGGAGGAGCGGCGCCACGTCTCGGCGCAGCTGGAGCGCGTCCGCGTCTCCCCGCAGGACGCCAGCCCGCTCCTGGCCAACGGCACGCTCACCCGCCGGCACCAG AACGGCCGCTTTGTGGGCGATGCTGACCTTGAGCGACAGAAATTTTCAGATCTAAACCTCAACGGACCCCAG GATCACAGCCACCTTCTGTACAGCACAATCCCCAGGATGCAGGAGCCGGGGCAGATTGTGGAGACCTACACGGAGGAGGACCCTGAGGGCGCCATGTCTGTGGTCTCCGTGGAGACCTCGGATGATGGAACCACTCGGCGCACAGAGACCACA GTCAAGAAAGTGGTGAAGACCGTGACGACGCGGACGGTGCAGCCAGTCCCTATGGGGCCCGACGGGCTGCCTGTAGATGCCTCGTCGCTGTCGAACAGCTACATCCAGACTCTGGGCCGTGACTTCCGCAAGAACGGCAACGGGGGCCCTGGTCCCTACGTGGGGCAGGCAGGCACGGCCACCCTCCCCAGGAACTTCCACTACCCGCCCGACGGATACAGCCGCCACTATGAGGACGGGTATCCCGGGAGCGGCGACAACTACGGCAGCCTGTCGCGGGTGACCCGCATCGAGGAGCGGTACAGGCCCAGCATGGAAGGCTACCGGGCGCCCAGCCGGCAGGACGTCTACGGGCCGCAGCCCCAGGTCCGGGTGGGCGGGAGCAGCGTGGATCTGCACCGCTTTCATCCCGAGCCCTACGGGCTGGAGGACGACCAGCGGAGCATGGGCTACGACGACGCGGACTACGGCATGGCGGCTGACTACGGCGCGGGCCGGCGGGCGGGCACGCCCTCGGACCCGCGGCGGCGCCTCAG GAGCTATGAAGACATGATTGGTGAGGAGGTGCCATCAGACCAGTACTACTGGGCTCCTCTGGCCCAGCacgaacgggggagcctggcaagcttgGACAGCCTGCGCAAGGGCgggcccccgccccccaactGGAGACAGCCGGAGCTGCCGGAGGTGATTGCCATGCTGGGCTACCGCCTGGACGCGGTCAAGTCCAACGCGGCCGCCTACCTGCAGCACTTGTGCTACCGCAACGACAAGGTGAAGACCGACGTCCGGAAGCTCAAGGGCATCCCAGTGCTGGTGGGATTGTTAGACCACCCCAAAAAGGAAGTGCACCTTGGAGCCTGTGGCGCTCTCAAGAATATCTCTTTTGGGCGTGACCAGGATAACAAGATCGCTATAAAAAACTGTGACGGCGTTCCTGCTCTCGTGCGCCTGCTCCGGAAGGCTCGAGACATGGACCTCACCGAAGTCATTACTG GAACCCTGTGGAATCTCTCATCCCATGACTCCATAAAAATGGAGATTGTGGACCACGCGCTGCACGCCTTGACGGATGAAGTGATCATTCCGCATTCAGGCTGGGAGCGGGAACCTGGCGAAGACTGTAAGCCACGCCACATCGAGTGGGAGTCTGTGCTCACCAACACAGCTGGCTGCCTCAG GAATGTCAGCTCGGAGAGGAGTGAAGCGCGCCGGAAACTTCGGGAGTGTGATGGGTTGGTGGATGCTCTCATTTTCATCGTCCAGGCTGAGATTGGACAGAAAGATTCGGATAGCAAG CTTGTGGAGAACTGTGTTTGCCTCCTTCGGAACCTGTCGTATCAAGTTCACCGGGAGATCCCACAAGCAGAGCGTTACCAGGAGGCACCTCCCAACGTCGCCAACAATACCGGGCCGCACGCTGCCAGCTGCTTTGGGGCCAAAAAAGGCAAAG ggaaaaaacCCACAGAGGAGCCAACAAATGATACAGTGGATTTCCCTAAAAGAACTAGTCCTGCTCGAG GCTATGAGCTGTTATTCCAGCCGGAGGTGGTTCGGATATACATATCACTTCTCAAAGAGAGCAAGAATCCCGCCATCCTAGAAGCCTCAGCCGGGGCCATCCAGAACTTGTGTGCTGGGCGCTGGACG TATGGTCGATACATCCGCTCAGCTCTTCGTCAAGAGAAAGCTCTTTCCGCCATTGCTGACCTCTTGACCAGTGAACACGAGAGGGTCGTGAGAGCTGCGTCTGGAGCCCTGAGAAACCTGGCTGTGGATGCTCGCAACAGAGAGTTAATCG GTAAACATGCCATTCCTAacttggtcaagaatctgccagGAGGGCAGCAGAGCTCTTCCCAGAATTTCTCTGAGGACACTGTGGTCTCTATTCTGAACACCATCAACGAAGTTATCGCTGAGAACTTGGAGGCTGCCAAAAAGCTCCGGGAGACCCAGGGTATTGAGAAGCTGGTTTTGATCAACAAATCAGG GAACCGTTCAGAAAAAGAAGTTCGAGCAGCCGCGCTTGTATTGCAGACAATCTGGGGATATAAGGAACTGCGGAAGCCACTGGAAAAAGAAGGATGGAAGAAATCAGACTTTCAG GTGAATCTGAACAATGCTTCTCGAAGCCAGAGCAGTCACTCCTATGATGACAGCACGCTCCCTCTCATTGACCGGAGCCAGAAGTCAG